The following are encoded together in the Macadamia integrifolia cultivar HAES 741 chromosome 10, SCU_Mint_v3, whole genome shotgun sequence genome:
- the LOC122091053 gene encoding uncharacterized protein LOC122091053: MDRPLYAAGFYLNASKYFDYINDERLPFEESCKIQDAFMTVIERMVPDLAVQDKIIRESQMYRKCEGSFSRSLAIKQRKAGEGALDPISWWETHGSLAPTLQQYAIRILGLCCSASGCERNWSTFDFVRIF; encoded by the exons ATGGATCGACCTTTATATGCTGCTGGCTTTTACCTAAAtgctagcaaatattttgactacatCAATGATGAGAGACTCCCTTTTGAAGAATCATGTAAAATACAAGATGCATTCATGACAGTTATTGAAAGAATGGTGCCCGACTTAGCTGTGCAAGACAAGATCATACGTGAGTCTCAAATGTACAGAAAATGTGAAGGTAGCTTTTCAAGGAGTTTGGCTATTAAACAACGGAAAGCCggtgaaggagcattggatccta tctcttggtgggaAACACATGGATCTTTGGCCCCTACGCTTCAACAATATGCAATACGCATATTAGGCCTTTGTTGCTCCGCTTccggttgtgagcgcaattggagcacatttgattttgtacgtattttttaa